A window from Malania oleifera isolate guangnan ecotype guangnan chromosome 7, ASM2987363v1, whole genome shotgun sequence encodes these proteins:
- the LOC131160907 gene encoding secreted RxLR effector protein 161-like: protein MVGYMDANYAGDLDDKRSTIWYVFSLVGGPICWRYMVQSLVALSTTESEYMAVAEATKEALWVRELIAPGELLLEKVHMSNNAVDMLSKRSTTDKHFLNLINVSRC, encoded by the exons ATGGTAGGGTATATGGATGCTAACTACGCAGGAGACTTGGATGACAAGAGGTCTACCATATGGTACGTATTTagccttgtgggaggacctatttgttggaggtatATGGTGCAGTCACTCGTAGCTTTATCTACTACTGAGTCGGAGTAcatggcagtggctgaggctACTAAGGAAGCGTTGTG GGTCAGGGAATTGATTGCTCCAGGAGAACttctacttgagaaggttcataTGTCTAACAATGCAGTTGATATGCTGTCGAAGCGATCCACAACGGACAAGCATTTCTTGAACTTGATCAATGTCTCCAGGTGCTAG